One part of the Sphingobacterium sp. LZ7M1 genome encodes these proteins:
- a CDS encoding RagB/SusD family nutrient uptake outer membrane protein: MKTTTLKNTIFMLSSLCLLASCNPFDIESMIDPNNPSVASVNNNATPQQIQYLVTGLESRHRDYVSNVTNGWASLGREIWLLNSSDTRNMTEWLGLNDYTLNSNVFGYGTTGGGSYASPYGAINQANLILDALANTDKMNETEKAAVSGFAKTIMGYQYMIPANWLYQNGIRVDVKDELNPGPFVSYDEALTYIKGQLDAGFEDLKKAGTTLPFKLSTGFSGYNNPAGLAKVNRAISARLAIYRKDWQGALDALSGSFIAENGNLEEGPKHTFSSGADLNNPLFMALNIPNPGNLRVVNPGLIADATPGDSRVAKKFFKLTTPFVVTTSTVALTGEYQDNRYPTNTLPVTFIKNEELILIKAEAQAQLGQTTNAIASIDIIREAANIGKYTGPTDKNSLLKEILYQRRYSLWAEPAGHRWVDVRRYTGPGLLYANMSEAIDATYDKGKVFTQFPLPQAEVNWDLYKNK, translated from the coding sequence ATGAAAACGACAACATTAAAAAATACGATATTCATGCTCTCGTCACTTTGTCTGCTTGCTTCTTGCAACCCATTTGACATTGAGTCCATGATAGATCCAAACAACCCATCGGTTGCTTCGGTCAACAACAATGCAACTCCTCAACAGATCCAATATTTGGTAACGGGCTTAGAATCCAGACACCGCGATTATGTTTCCAACGTAACGAATGGCTGGGCCAGCTTAGGTCGTGAAATCTGGTTATTGAACTCATCGGATACCCGCAACATGACCGAATGGTTAGGCCTTAACGACTACACCCTAAACTCCAATGTCTTCGGCTATGGAACAACCGGTGGTGGTTCTTATGCCTCTCCTTACGGTGCCATCAATCAGGCAAACCTGATTTTGGATGCCTTGGCCAATACCGACAAAATGAATGAAACAGAAAAAGCTGCTGTTTCAGGTTTTGCAAAAACCATTATGGGCTACCAATACATGATCCCTGCCAACTGGCTTTACCAAAATGGTATCCGCGTGGATGTTAAAGATGAATTGAACCCTGGCCCTTTTGTTTCCTATGATGAAGCCTTAACCTACATTAAAGGACAACTGGATGCAGGTTTCGAAGATCTAAAGAAGGCAGGCACTACTCTTCCTTTTAAATTAAGCACTGGATTTTCGGGCTACAACAACCCTGCGGGCTTAGCCAAGGTCAACCGCGCCATTTCTGCACGACTAGCAATCTATCGCAAAGATTGGCAGGGTGCATTGGATGCACTATCAGGTTCTTTCATCGCTGAAAACGGAAATCTAGAAGAAGGGCCTAAGCATACTTTCAGTAGCGGTGCTGACCTGAACAATCCTTTGTTCATGGCCTTAAATATCCCTAACCCAGGAAACCTTAGAGTTGTAAATCCTGGACTGATCGCCGATGCTACTCCTGGAGACAGCCGTGTTGCCAAGAAGTTCTTTAAACTAACTACTCCTTTCGTAGTTACCACTTCCACCGTGGCATTGACAGGTGAATACCAAGACAACCGCTATCCAACCAATACTTTGCCGGTAACTTTTATCAAAAACGAAGAATTGATCTTGATCAAAGCTGAAGCTCAAGCCCAATTAGGACAAACTACCAATGCCATTGCCAGTATCGATATTATCCGCGAGGCAGCTAACATTGGCAAATACACCGGTCCTACCGACAAAAACAGCCTGCTTAAGGAAATCCTATACCAACGTAGGTATTCCCTTTGGGCTGAACCTGCTGGCCACCGCTGGGTAGACGTAAGACGCTATACAGGACCAGGTCTATTATATGCCAATATGAGTGAAGCAATTGATGCGACTTATGATAAAGGAAAGGTATTTACCCAATTCCCACTACCACAAGCAGAAGTGAACTGGGACCTTTATAAAAATAAATAA
- a CDS encoding CusA/CzcA family heavy metal efflux RND transporter — protein sequence MLTRIIEYSVRNKLIIALLVLGLIAVGSYQLTRLPIDAVPDITNNQVQVITVAPSYGATDIERLITFPIEQANNNISGRKEIRSFSRFGLSLVTIVFEDHVDIYWARQQVAERLQKVQQEIPAEIGIPELGPISTGLGEIYQYVIRAKTGYERKFNVTELRTIQDWVVRRQLLGVQGVAEVSSFGGKLKQYEIAVNPDKLNAYGITIHDVFQALNDNNQNTGGSYIEKGPTVLYIRSEGLVNSIMDIENIAINKESEVPLFIRDVAEVKIGYATRYGAMTYNDEGEVAGAVVMMLKGANSSQVIKEVKKKVAEIQKTLPEGVLLEPFLDRTKMVNNAINTVETNLLEGSLIVVFVLVLFLGNIRAGFLVASVIPLAMLFAICMMNLFSVSGNLMSLGALDFGLIIDGAVIIVEAVMHQLSKNAKFQELTNIPNKKMDSIVVDSAGKMMNSAVFGQVIILIVYLPILTLEGIEGKMFKPMAETVAFALLGAFLLSLTYIPMMSSVLLKKRQLKPSFSDRMMKKMEALYQRILFKVLRLPKLIFSIVLILFAISIWILSRMGGEFIPSLEEGDFAVDTRILPGSNLNTTIESVTKAAKILKTNFPEVEKVVTKIGSGEVPTDPMPMEASDMMVILKDKKEWTSARTFPEMADKMAKALEDVPGITVGFQYPVQMRFNELMTGARQDVVLKIFGDDLDSLMESAKKIGKIINEVEGTQNLYIEPISGLSQVLVKFNRPVIAQYHLSIAEINKVINAAFAGQQSGQFFEGEKRFDIVVRLNQDLRQNLRQVQDLLIPTKEGVQIPLSKLATVDIVQGPNQIQRENAQRRIVVGFNIKDRDVQSIVEELQGKVEQQIKLPAGYSISYGGSFENLNNAKGRLMIAVPIALALIFILLFLAFKSIKESLLIYTAIPLSIIGGVFLLAFRGMPFSISAGVGFIALFGVAVLNGIVLISEFNRLKKKGIRNIVRIVIDAGESRLRPVLMTASVASLGFIPMAISSGAGAEVQRPLATVVIGGLMVATLLTLFVLPLLYVTIENGFKRKIKKPEILVIILLFMSSFLGNQLNAQTPISLEDAMQLAIKENRNIKLEKLKSDYAKSLIKTASYDIPQFGINSEYGQVNSANTDIRLNASQSIAFPTVYSKQKGLFTEEWKKSELYIDMKEYELKKAVSLTYYEMLFWKDKIKLLESYQQLYSKMAEKATLRKKAGESNILELSTVENQRSSIGVQVMQIQQELDMLLKRFNWLLNSNSAFTVIDEAHAKLAFQEGQDNPQISLLEQEVVISAKQVELEKSRLLPELTLGYSLNSFKGIGPNDIYYNAVPRFHSVQFGIGLPIFSSGQRAKVKASRISENIAESNLQNFRYSMEVQREQLNIAYQNSLKIVNQFESSDLRHAQIILETAQSQFNNGEINYLEYVMLLNQTVLVNNNYLDALWKLNEAVIQYKFLLLNL from the coding sequence ATGCTTACAAGAATTATTGAGTATTCCGTAAGGAATAAGCTCATTATCGCACTCTTGGTATTGGGGCTTATCGCGGTGGGGTCATATCAGCTTACTAGGCTGCCCATTGACGCAGTTCCAGACATTACCAATAATCAAGTGCAGGTTATTACAGTAGCCCCATCATATGGCGCAACTGATATTGAACGTTTGATTACCTTTCCAATTGAACAGGCCAACAACAATATTTCCGGCAGAAAGGAAATACGGAGTTTTTCGAGGTTTGGCCTTTCCTTAGTGACCATCGTTTTTGAAGATCATGTTGATATCTATTGGGCCAGGCAGCAAGTTGCTGAGCGTCTCCAAAAAGTGCAGCAGGAGATTCCTGCGGAAATAGGAATACCTGAGCTAGGTCCAATATCGACGGGTCTTGGCGAAATATATCAGTATGTAATCCGGGCCAAGACAGGCTATGAACGGAAGTTCAATGTGACAGAATTGAGAACTATCCAGGATTGGGTGGTTAGGCGACAGCTTTTAGGAGTACAAGGCGTTGCAGAAGTAAGCAGCTTTGGCGGCAAATTGAAGCAATATGAAATTGCTGTAAATCCAGATAAATTGAATGCTTATGGAATCACCATTCATGATGTTTTCCAAGCCTTGAATGATAACAATCAGAATACAGGTGGTTCCTATATTGAGAAAGGTCCGACGGTTTTATATATCCGTAGTGAAGGCCTTGTTAATTCCATTATGGATATTGAAAATATAGCCATCAACAAGGAGTCTGAAGTTCCATTATTTATCAGAGATGTAGCGGAGGTAAAGATTGGTTATGCCACACGTTATGGTGCCATGACTTATAATGATGAAGGCGAGGTGGCAGGCGCTGTGGTGATGATGCTAAAAGGAGCCAATAGCAGCCAAGTCATAAAGGAGGTAAAAAAGAAGGTTGCTGAAATCCAAAAAACACTACCTGAGGGCGTGCTGTTGGAACCTTTCTTGGACCGGACAAAGATGGTCAACAATGCGATAAACACCGTTGAAACCAATCTTTTGGAAGGTTCCTTGATTGTCGTTTTTGTGTTGGTGCTATTTTTAGGAAATATAAGAGCAGGCTTTTTAGTTGCTTCAGTCATTCCTCTTGCCATGCTGTTTGCCATCTGTATGATGAACCTGTTCTCGGTCAGTGGCAACCTGATGAGTTTAGGGGCCTTAGATTTTGGGCTCATCATTGATGGTGCAGTTATCATTGTTGAAGCGGTCATGCATCAACTGAGCAAAAATGCGAAATTCCAAGAATTGACCAATATACCGAACAAAAAGATGGATTCTATTGTGGTGGATTCAGCGGGTAAAATGATGAATTCTGCGGTATTCGGTCAGGTCATTATCTTGATTGTTTATCTTCCGATATTGACCTTAGAAGGCATAGAAGGGAAAATGTTTAAACCAATGGCAGAGACGGTTGCTTTTGCGTTATTGGGGGCATTTCTTCTCTCCTTAACTTATATCCCTATGATGAGTTCGGTTTTGTTAAAGAAAAGACAGCTAAAACCTTCCTTTTCGGACCGAATGATGAAAAAGATGGAAGCTCTATATCAAAGAATCCTATTTAAAGTATTGAGGTTGCCCAAACTTATCTTTTCCATTGTTCTAATCCTATTTGCAATATCGATATGGATTTTAAGTCGGATGGGAGGAGAATTTATTCCTTCTCTGGAAGAAGGAGATTTTGCTGTTGACACCAGGATATTGCCCGGAAGTAATCTGAATACCACCATTGAAAGCGTCACAAAGGCAGCGAAAATCTTAAAAACCAACTTTCCGGAAGTAGAAAAGGTAGTTACAAAAATAGGTAGTGGGGAAGTGCCAACCGATCCGATGCCGATGGAAGCCTCCGATATGATGGTTATCTTAAAAGACAAAAAGGAATGGACATCAGCCAGGACCTTTCCAGAAATGGCAGACAAGATGGCAAAGGCATTGGAGGATGTGCCGGGTATAACCGTTGGTTTCCAATACCCGGTGCAGATGCGCTTCAATGAGCTGATGACGGGTGCTAGACAGGATGTAGTGCTCAAAATATTTGGCGATGACCTCGATTCCTTAATGGAAAGTGCCAAGAAGATCGGAAAGATTATCAATGAAGTTGAAGGAACTCAGAATTTATATATAGAGCCTATATCGGGATTATCCCAAGTGCTGGTAAAGTTTAACAGACCTGTCATAGCACAATATCATCTTTCCATTGCAGAAATCAACAAGGTCATCAATGCTGCCTTTGCAGGGCAGCAATCAGGTCAGTTTTTCGAAGGGGAGAAGAGGTTCGACATCGTAGTGAGATTGAACCAGGATCTACGACAAAACCTTCGACAGGTTCAGGATCTCCTTATACCCACGAAAGAAGGAGTGCAGATTCCTTTGTCCAAATTAGCAACCGTGGACATCGTCCAAGGACCCAATCAAATTCAGCGAGAGAATGCGCAAAGAAGGATTGTGGTGGGTTTTAATATTAAGGATCGGGATGTTCAGAGTATTGTTGAGGAACTTCAAGGTAAAGTGGAACAACAGATTAAGCTTCCGGCTGGTTATTCCATTTCCTATGGTGGTTCTTTCGAGAATTTGAATAATGCAAAAGGTAGATTGATGATTGCTGTACCAATAGCCTTAGCGTTGATTTTTATCCTGTTGTTTTTGGCTTTTAAGTCAATCAAAGAAAGCCTTCTGATCTATACGGCGATACCCTTGTCTATTATTGGAGGGGTGTTTCTTTTGGCATTCCGGGGGATGCCGTTCAGTATCAGTGCTGGGGTTGGGTTTATCGCTTTGTTTGGTGTGGCTGTTTTGAATGGAATTGTGTTGATCTCGGAGTTCAATAGGTTGAAGAAAAAAGGCATTAGGAATATTGTCAGGATTGTGATTGATGCTGGCGAAAGCCGTTTGCGACCCGTCTTGATGACTGCTAGTGTCGCTTCATTGGGATTTATCCCAATGGCAATCAGTTCAGGAGCTGGTGCAGAAGTTCAAAGACCCTTGGCAACCGTGGTCATTGGAGGCTTGATGGTTGCAACTTTGCTGACACTGTTTGTTCTTCCATTGCTTTATGTCACCATTGAAAATGGATTTAAAAGAAAGATTAAAAAGCCTGAAATATTAGTTATCATTTTATTGTTCATGAGTTCCTTTTTAGGTAATCAGCTTAATGCACAGACTCCTATTTCACTAGAGGATGCCATGCAATTGGCCATAAAAGAAAATCGCAATATTAAACTAGAGAAACTAAAATCTGACTATGCAAAAAGTTTGATAAAGACAGCTAGCTACGATATTCCTCAGTTTGGGATCAATTCTGAATACGGCCAGGTCAATAGTGCCAATACGGATATCCGATTGAATGCCTCACAAAGCATTGCCTTCCCAACGGTTTACAGCAAACAAAAAGGCTTATTTACTGAGGAATGGAAGAAAAGTGAATTGTATATTGACATGAAAGAATATGAGTTGAAGAAAGCCGTTTCCTTGACTTACTATGAGATGTTGTTCTGGAAGGACAAGATAAAGCTTTTAGAAAGCTATCAACAGCTGTATTCTAAGATGGCGGAGAAAGCAACCTTGCGTAAGAAGGCTGGAGAAAGCAATATATTGGAACTAAGTACAGTGGAGAACCAAAGGTCATCGATTGGTGTTCAGGTCATGCAAATACAACAGGAGCTTGATATGTTGCTTAAGCGTTTTAACTGGCTTCTCAATTCCAATTCAGCATTCACGGTGATAGATGAAGCTCATGCAAAACTTGCTTTTCAAGAGGGTCAAGATAACCCTCAAATAAGTCTATTGGAACAAGAAGTTGTCATTTCTGCTAAACAGGTTGAATTGGAGAAATCTAGGCTATTGCCAGAATTGACACTAGGGTATAGTTTGAATAGTTTCAAAGGGATTGGTCCAAACGATATCTATTACAATGCCGTTCCAAGGTTTCATTCTGTACAGTTCGGGATAGGCTTGCCCATTTTCTCCTCAGGACAAAGGGCCAAAGTGAAAGCATCAAGGATATCAGAAAACATAGCAGAGAGCAATCTTCAAAACTTCAGATACAGCATGGAAGTTCAAAGGGAGCAGCTAAATATTGCTTATCAAAATTCCTTAAAGATTGTCAATCAGTTTGAATCAAGTGATTTAAGGCATGCCCAAATAATTTTGGAAACTGCCCAAAGTCAATTTAATAATGGAGAGATCAATTACTTGGAATACGTGATGCTTTTAAATCAAACCGTACTGGTAAACAATAATTACCTAGATGCTTTGTGGAAGCTCAATGAAGCTGTCATTCAATACAAATTTCTTCTTCTAAATCTATGA
- a CDS encoding SusC/RagA family TonB-linked outer membrane protein: MKKHKLLYVLFFWLSLVQLTYAQTTISGKVVDELSGSALSNVSVRIKDTRIGGVSDNNGNFSINAPKLPATILFTMVGFEDQEVQVSAASNNLVIKMQENMNNTLNEVVVTGLASSIKRKNLANAVSSVNAAELTGVTKPQTTDAALYGKVTGANIRSNSGAPGGGMSIQLRGLSSLVGASQPLIILDGVYVNNSTQSTGRATVNGAGNSTQDDGSNRLADINPDEIENIEILKGPSAAAIYGTRANAGVIIITTKKGKEGRTKVSISEDFGLTTPLKLLGYDDWSEEKINYFYGGTTQSQTNRRNLELERFREAKANNSFVNYEDYFYDHQRFSSNTRLNVSGGTEKTKFFVAGGINDENGLIKNTGFQRYTVRANIDQKITNAIQLSVNSSYIRSNTDRGFTGNQNRTGASIGYAIAATPNYYDLRQRPDGTYPDNPYFTENPIALTDKSTNNSLVNRSISSFNLGIDLFKGESSYMKFVLNGGLDYLQNTTNIHLPEDLQYQRSIANPGDIMNGKQESFNTNLQAALVYNFNLKRVYMNSQVGMVRLDFKDDLLFVRGQGLAPLQKNVKQAAVQTIFNQFFMRTQEAGIFLQQEANFEDKIIGTLGVRFDKSSLNGNPNKLFAFPKASLAMNLTSFDFLRDHFISQLKPRIAYGETAGPVAFGATYSSLVGVNIGGLLGSSLSTIVGNVNILPETAKELEFGVDVGILKNRLSLEATYYIKNTANNIQPLNLSPSSGFTSTSSNLAELSNKGIELSLSGTPFERENFKWNSRLMFWKNDITISKLGIPTYTTGGFGVSYGTFLMKEGEKLGTIVGTPQINPGEYTVWGNSQPKFNMSFSNNLTIYKNFDFSFLFDWKKGGYNVNLTNLNLDEGGNSKDWFGDRNGDGIPNGKQREPEPFNNAGRFVEDASYIKLREVGLYYSMPSEVTQRLFKNKVQRFRAGISGNNLVMISKYSGYDPETSTFGNGLANNIDVGPYPSARRFFLNLSLDF; this comes from the coding sequence ATGAAGAAACATAAGCTGCTCTATGTGCTTTTCTTTTGGCTTAGTCTTGTTCAATTGACTTATGCCCAGACAACCATCTCAGGAAAGGTGGTTGATGAACTTTCAGGTTCAGCACTCTCGAATGTCAGTGTAAGGATTAAAGACACCCGAATTGGTGGTGTCTCTGACAACAATGGAAATTTCTCCATCAATGCCCCAAAACTTCCCGCTACCATCCTCTTTACAATGGTAGGATTTGAAGATCAAGAAGTCCAGGTCTCTGCTGCAAGCAACAACCTTGTCATCAAGATGCAGGAAAACATGAACAATACCTTGAATGAGGTCGTTGTTACCGGTTTGGCTTCCTCTATCAAAAGAAAAAACTTAGCAAATGCTGTTAGTTCGGTGAATGCCGCTGAACTGACTGGTGTGACTAAACCTCAAACGACCGATGCAGCTCTGTACGGTAAAGTAACGGGTGCAAACATCCGTTCTAACTCTGGAGCTCCAGGTGGTGGTATGTCCATACAGTTAAGAGGGCTTTCAAGCCTTGTTGGTGCCTCTCAACCTTTGATCATCTTAGATGGGGTCTATGTGAACAACTCTACCCAATCAACCGGTAGAGCAACTGTAAATGGCGCTGGTAACTCAACACAAGATGATGGTTCAAACCGCCTTGCCGACATTAACCCCGATGAAATCGAAAACATCGAAATCCTTAAAGGTCCTTCTGCCGCTGCGATTTACGGAACCCGTGCCAATGCTGGGGTAATCATTATTACCACCAAAAAAGGTAAAGAAGGCCGTACGAAAGTATCAATCTCGGAGGACTTTGGTCTAACAACTCCTCTTAAGCTTCTGGGCTATGATGATTGGTCCGAAGAAAAAATCAATTATTTCTATGGTGGTACCACCCAAAGCCAAACAAATCGTAGAAACCTTGAACTGGAAAGATTCCGCGAAGCTAAAGCAAACAATAGCTTTGTGAACTACGAAGATTACTTCTATGATCATCAGCGCTTTTCAAGCAACACTCGTTTAAATGTTTCCGGCGGTACAGAAAAAACAAAATTCTTTGTTGCCGGTGGTATCAATGATGAAAACGGATTGATTAAAAACACAGGATTCCAAAGGTATACCGTGCGTGCAAACATCGACCAAAAGATCACAAATGCCATCCAATTGTCTGTAAATTCTAGCTATATCCGCTCCAATACCGATCGCGGATTTACTGGTAACCAAAACAGGACCGGAGCAAGTATTGGCTATGCCATCGCTGCAACGCCAAATTACTACGACCTGAGACAACGTCCTGATGGTACTTACCCTGACAACCCATACTTTACTGAAAACCCTATTGCCCTAACGGATAAATCAACCAACAATTCCTTGGTAAACAGATCAATCAGTTCTTTCAACTTAGGCATAGATCTATTCAAAGGGGAAAGCAGTTATATGAAATTCGTGTTGAATGGTGGTCTAGACTATTTACAGAATACAACAAACATCCACCTGCCAGAAGATTTACAATACCAACGTAGTATTGCCAATCCTGGTGATATCATGAACGGCAAGCAAGAGAGTTTCAATACAAACTTACAGGCTGCCTTGGTTTACAACTTCAACCTGAAACGTGTGTACATGAACTCTCAGGTAGGTATGGTAAGATTGGATTTCAAAGATGACTTGCTATTTGTAAGAGGTCAAGGTTTGGCGCCGCTTCAGAAAAATGTTAAACAAGCTGCTGTTCAGACTATCTTCAACCAGTTCTTTATGAGAACTCAGGAAGCTGGTATCTTCTTACAACAGGAAGCAAACTTTGAAGATAAGATCATAGGTACCCTTGGTGTCCGTTTTGATAAGTCCTCTTTAAATGGCAATCCAAATAAATTATTTGCATTCCCTAAGGCATCCTTAGCGATGAACTTAACAAGTTTCGACTTCCTAAGAGACCACTTCATTTCTCAATTGAAACCAAGGATTGCCTACGGTGAGACTGCTGGTCCAGTAGCTTTTGGGGCAACCTATTCCTCTTTGGTTGGTGTGAACATTGGCGGTTTATTGGGTTCATCCCTTTCTACCATTGTAGGAAATGTGAACATCCTTCCTGAAACCGCTAAAGAATTGGAATTCGGTGTGGATGTCGGAATTTTGAAAAATAGACTTTCCTTGGAAGCGACCTATTACATCAAAAATACCGCAAACAACATCCAGCCATTGAACCTTTCACCTTCATCGGGATTTACTTCAACTTCCAGCAACCTTGCTGAACTGAGCAACAAAGGTATCGAGTTAAGCCTGTCCGGTACTCCATTCGAAAGGGAAAACTTTAAATGGAACAGTAGATTGATGTTCTGGAAAAACGATATTACCATTAGTAAACTGGGAATCCCTACCTATACCACTGGTGGATTCGGCGTTAGTTACGGAACATTCCTGATGAAAGAAGGCGAAAAGCTAGGAACTATCGTAGGAACTCCACAGATCAACCCAGGTGAATACACGGTTTGGGGCAACTCCCAACCGAAATTCAACATGAGTTTCAGCAACAACTTGACCATCTACAAAAACTTTGACTTCTCTTTCTTGTTTGATTGGAAAAAAGGTGGCTACAATGTCAACTTAACTAACCTAAACTTGGATGAAGGTGGTAACTCAAAAGATTGGTTCGGTGATAGAAACGGTGATGGTATCCCGAATGGTAAACAAAGAGAACCAGAACCATTCAACAATGCCGGTCGATTCGTAGAAGATGCTTCTTACATCAAATTAAGAGAGGTTGGTTTATACTATAGCATGCCATCTGAGGTTACCCAAAGACTGTTCAAAAACAAAGTACAACGCTTTAGAGCAGGTATCTCGGGCAACAACCTAGTAATGATAAGCAAATATTCGGGTTATGATCCTGAAACTTCAACATTTGGAAATGGCCTTGCCAACAATATCGATGTTGGTCCATACCCAAGTGCACGCAGATTTTTCTTAAACCTTAGCCTAGATTTTTAA
- a CDS encoding efflux RND transporter periplasmic adaptor subunit, whose amino-acid sequence MKIIKSIYLYISLILMSIMFACSTKVSEQQSVANKAEEDLVILTDAQLKNAGIEEMEISDQQISVMLKMNGKIDVPPQNLISISAPLGGYLKQTDLVTGKKVAKGQVLAILENPQFIQLQQDYLTAKSKYNFANLDYIRQRDLNQAQASSDKVMQAAKSEMENQQVLMNTIAQQLRMVHIDPNQISSTNIVNHVAVYSPINGYVSRVNVNIGKYLSPTDVLFELINPSNIHLSIKVLEKDLEKLKVGQDLVAYSNLDPQTRYPAKIQLLGAIIDENGLADVQCQFTQKNLNLVPGTYMNIEIVSQTAFSKALPEESIVDYKGQNFVFVHEGKNTYRMVAVSLGESDKGFVQVLNAQDFSQKKVVSKNAYTLLMKLKNTEEE is encoded by the coding sequence ATGAAAATTATAAAATCAATTTATTTATATATATCCTTAATCCTGATGAGCATCATGTTTGCATGTTCAACGAAGGTAAGCGAACAGCAAAGTGTGGCAAACAAAGCAGAAGAGGATCTAGTCATTTTAACGGACGCACAACTAAAAAATGCAGGCATCGAAGAAATGGAAATCTCCGATCAGCAGATTTCAGTGATGTTAAAAATGAATGGCAAGATTGATGTGCCTCCACAAAACTTAATATCCATCAGCGCACCTTTAGGAGGATATTTAAAGCAAACAGATTTAGTGACAGGTAAGAAGGTGGCCAAAGGGCAGGTTCTTGCCATATTGGAAAATCCACAGTTTATACAGTTGCAACAAGATTATTTGACTGCAAAATCGAAGTATAACTTTGCCAATCTCGATTATATCCGTCAGCGAGACTTGAACCAAGCCCAAGCGAGTAGCGACAAGGTTATGCAAGCTGCAAAATCTGAAATGGAAAACCAACAAGTTCTTATGAACACAATTGCACAGCAATTGAGGATGGTCCATATAGATCCTAATCAAATAAGCTCAACTAATATTGTCAATCATGTTGCTGTGTATAGTCCGATTAATGGATATGTCAGTAGAGTCAATGTAAATATCGGGAAGTATTTAAGTCCCACCGATGTCCTTTTCGAATTGATCAATCCCAGCAATATTCATCTCAGCATTAAAGTTCTGGAGAAAGACTTGGAAAAATTAAAGGTTGGACAGGATTTAGTAGCCTATTCAAATCTAGATCCTCAGACTAGATACCCAGCAAAGATCCAATTGCTGGGGGCCATAATTGACGAAAATGGATTGGCAGATGTTCAATGTCAGTTTACCCAAAAGAACCTCAATTTAGTTCCGGGTACTTACATGAATATAGAAATTGTATCACAGACTGCTTTTTCAAAAGCATTGCCCGAAGAAAGCATCGTAGATTACAAGGGACAGAATTTTGTATTTGTTCATGAAGGCAAGAATACCTACCGCATGGTAGCAGTTTCTTTAGGCGAGTCAGATAAGGGATTCGTACAGGTGTTAAATGCACAGGATTTTTCGCAGAAGAAGGTTGTCAGCAAGAATGCCTATACGCTTTTGATGAAATTAAAGAATACCGAAGAAGAATAG